One Candidatus Methylomirabilis sp. genomic window carries:
- a CDS encoding undecaprenyl-diphosphate phosphatase has translation VSLWAALVLGTVQGLTEFLPVSSSAHLVLVPWALGWADPGLTFDVAVHLGTLGSLFLYFWTDLVGLGRRVLAGAPDGRRLLLALAVGTVPGAAAGYFAKGFFEGLFSRPDWVGVFLLGTAGLLVLAERVGRRSRPLEALGLREAVCVGIAQAVAIAPGISRSGATIAAGLLMGFTREAAARFSFLLAIPIIFGAGVHQLLGLRLSGGAPVPWAPLLTGLVAALVTGYVAVGGLLRYLRTRSLHPFALYCLLLGLLVVARTWLP, from the coding sequence GGGTGAGCCTCTGGGCAGCGCTTGTCCTCGGGACGGTGCAGGGCCTCACGGAGTTCTTGCCGGTGAGCAGTTCGGCCCACCTGGTCCTCGTGCCCTGGGCCCTCGGGTGGGCCGATCCGGGCCTCACGTTTGACGTGGCGGTCCATCTCGGGACGCTCGGCTCGCTCTTCCTCTATTTCTGGACAGACCTGGTGGGACTGGGGCGGCGCGTCCTCGCGGGCGCGCCGGATGGGAGGCGCCTGCTCCTGGCTCTCGCCGTCGGGACGGTCCCGGGGGCGGCAGCCGGCTACTTCGCCAAGGGGTTCTTCGAGGGGCTCTTCTCGCGGCCGGACTGGGTGGGGGTGTTCCTGCTGGGGACGGCGGGGCTCCTGGTCCTGGCGGAGCGGGTCGGGCGGCGCTCCCGGCCGCTGGAGGCGCTCGGCCTGCGCGAGGCGGTCTGCGTCGGAATCGCGCAGGCGGTGGCCATCGCGCCCGGCATCTCCCGCTCGGGGGCCACGATCGCCGCCGGGCTGCTGATGGGCTTCACGAGGGAGGCGGCGGCCCGCTTCTCCTTCCTCCTGGCGATCCCCATCATCTTCGGGGCCGGCGTGCACCAGCTCCTCGGCCTTCGCCTCTCCGGCGGCGCGCCCGTCCCGTGGGCGCCGCTGCTCACCGGGCTCGTCGCCGCGCTGGTGACAGGCTACGTCGCCGTCGGCGGGCTCCTCCGGTACCTCCGGACCCGCTCCCTGCACCCCTTCGCCCTCTACTGCCTGCTCCTGGGCCTGCTGGTCGTGGCCCGGACCTGGCTTCCCTGA